In the genome of Cydia strobilella chromosome Z, ilCydStro3.1, whole genome shotgun sequence, one region contains:
- the LOC134754653 gene encoding uncharacterized protein LOC134754653: MAPLRCVTILLGLVLYIEAQTNTTDLNRPVSSNDTERPAPHYVLPALRRAVLILQTDNNTSLRSSDYNSLKYIEYDDDGALLNEVFMYNLKDVANFFEVYLGTRICYNVCNS; encoded by the exons ATGGCACCACTGAGGTGTGTAACT ATATTATTGGGACTTGTACTTTATATTGAGGCGCAGACAAATACAACGgatttaaatag GCCCGTGAGCAGCAACGACACTGAGCGGCCCGCGCCTCATTACGTGCTACCAGCGCTTCGTCGAGCGGTGCTTATTCTGCAAACTGACAACAACACGTCCCTAAGATCTTCAGATTATAACTCTCTaaaatatatagaatacgacGACGATGGCGCCTTGTTGAATGAAGTTTTTATGTATAACTTAAAAGACGTCGCCAATTTCTTCGAAGTATATCTCGGCACTAGAATATGTTATAATGTTTGCAAcagttaa